In Promicromonospora sp. Populi, one genomic interval encodes:
- a CDS encoding FAD-binding protein: protein MAPLDRRNFLAGAAVVAFDPATSRWLTSFPEDASAIRVPRLDGELVTDEESLTEAATDYGHLINRRPRAVLRPGSALDVVTIVRFANEHGLTVAARGQGHSTFGQAQADCGVVIDTRTLATIHEILPDRAVVDAGVQWLDLIRASLADGVAPPVSTDYLALSVGGTLSVGGIGGASQHFGLLVDNTLELEVVTGDGQLVTCSADLERDLFEAVLGGLGQFAVIVRATVQLRDAPTMARIYTLTYPQVTDLTAAQRTVLADGRFDYLEGQLVPTDDDGFAFVLESGVWFTTQPPDDDVLLAGLDPSGLDVVDVPYFEWLNRIYETMEQIEALRLPGPWLNVFIPDAATDEIVSELLKTLTPADAGGVALLYPTTRAPLTRPQVRVPDGPVFFLLALLRAVSPPDDAEAERLIAENDALYARVLAAGGTQYPVNALHLDPADWRIHYGDRWPAVVRAKDRYDPRRVLTPGQGVFEDVSRAARTP from the coding sequence ATGGCACCGCTCGACCGCCGTAACTTTTTGGCAGGCGCCGCTGTGGTCGCGTTCGACCCGGCGACGTCGCGCTGGCTCACCAGCTTCCCGGAGGATGCCTCAGCGATCCGGGTCCCCCGTCTCGACGGCGAGCTGGTCACGGACGAGGAGTCGCTCACCGAGGCGGCCACCGACTACGGGCACCTGATCAATCGGCGCCCCCGGGCGGTGCTGCGCCCGGGTTCGGCCCTCGACGTCGTCACCATCGTGCGCTTCGCGAACGAGCACGGGCTCACGGTGGCCGCGCGCGGCCAGGGCCACTCGACGTTCGGCCAGGCGCAGGCCGACTGCGGCGTCGTGATCGACACCCGCACCCTGGCGACGATCCACGAGATCCTGCCCGACCGCGCTGTGGTTGACGCCGGTGTGCAGTGGCTGGATCTGATCCGCGCCTCCCTGGCCGACGGCGTCGCCCCGCCGGTCAGCACCGACTACCTCGCCCTGTCGGTGGGTGGCACGCTCAGCGTCGGCGGCATCGGCGGCGCCTCCCAGCACTTCGGGTTGCTGGTGGACAACACGCTCGAGCTGGAGGTGGTCACGGGCGACGGTCAGCTGGTGACCTGCTCCGCCGACCTGGAGCGCGACCTGTTCGAGGCGGTGCTCGGCGGCCTGGGGCAGTTCGCCGTCATCGTGCGGGCCACGGTCCAGCTGCGGGATGCCCCCACCATGGCCCGCATCTACACGTTGACGTACCCGCAGGTCACGGACCTGACCGCCGCCCAGCGCACCGTGCTGGCCGACGGCCGCTTCGACTACCTGGAGGGGCAGCTCGTCCCCACGGACGACGACGGCTTCGCCTTCGTCCTGGAGAGCGGCGTGTGGTTCACCACCCAGCCGCCCGACGACGACGTCCTGCTGGCCGGCCTCGATCCGTCGGGGCTGGACGTCGTCGACGTGCCCTATTTCGAGTGGCTGAACCGCATCTACGAGACCATGGAGCAGATCGAGGCGCTGCGGCTGCCCGGGCCGTGGCTCAACGTGTTCATCCCGGACGCGGCGACGGACGAGATCGTCTCGGAGCTCCTCAAGACGCTCACCCCCGCCGACGCCGGCGGCGTGGCCCTGCTGTATCCGACGACGCGGGCGCCGCTCACCCGGCCTCAGGTGCGGGTGCCCGACGGGCCAGTGTTCTTCCTGCTCGCGCTCCTGCGCGCGGTGAGCCCGCCGGACGACGCCGAGGCCGAGCGCCTGATCGCCGAGAACGACGCGCTGTACGCCCGGGTGCTCGCCGCAGGCGGCACCCAGTACCCGGTCAACGCCCTGCACCTGGACCCGGCCGACTGGAGAATCCACTACGGCGACCGCTGGCCGGCCGTCGTCCGCGCGAAGGACCGCTACGACCCGCGCCGGGTGCTCACGCCGGGGCAGGGTGTGTTCGAGGACGTCAGCAGAGCTGCTCGAACTCCTTGA
- a CDS encoding glycerophosphodiester phosphodiesterase → MAVASPAVIAHRGYSAVAPQNTLAAIEAACRAGADAVEIDLQPTADGVGAVIHDETVDATTDGTGKVSALTSDQVLRLDAGARFAPAFSGQRVPTLDDVLGVLARHPDTDLLLELKGSWTTTQVERVAATIAAAGFDDRVLVQSFWPGTVATVRDVAPHLPGGLLVSFDPPGLLRLCERLRVVACNPSVAMVAGSPRLVSRLHAAGLRVMSWTANDPAAWTTLVSTDHGAGVDAVITDRPERLAGWLAGRTAHLAAPPVLGRGGIRLRRRRVPAQRLAAGIV, encoded by the coding sequence ATGGCCGTCGCCAGTCCCGCAGTCATCGCCCACCGTGGATATTCCGCGGTAGCCCCGCAGAACACGCTCGCCGCCATCGAGGCCGCGTGCCGCGCGGGCGCGGACGCCGTCGAGATCGATCTCCAGCCCACCGCCGACGGCGTGGGCGCCGTGATCCACGACGAGACCGTCGATGCCACCACCGACGGCACCGGCAAGGTCTCGGCCCTGACCTCGGACCAGGTGCTGCGGCTGGACGCCGGTGCGCGCTTCGCCCCCGCGTTCTCGGGCCAGCGCGTCCCCACGCTCGACGACGTGCTGGGCGTGCTCGCCCGCCACCCGGACACGGACCTGCTGCTCGAGCTCAAGGGCTCGTGGACCACCACGCAGGTCGAGCGGGTGGCCGCCACTATCGCCGCCGCCGGGTTCGACGACCGGGTCCTGGTGCAGAGCTTCTGGCCCGGCACGGTCGCCACGGTGCGCGACGTCGCCCCGCACCTGCCGGGCGGCCTGCTCGTCTCGTTCGACCCGCCGGGCCTGCTGCGGCTGTGCGAACGTCTCCGCGTCGTCGCGTGCAACCCTTCGGTCGCGATGGTGGCCGGCAGCCCGCGGCTGGTCTCGCGTCTGCACGCCGCCGGCCTGCGGGTCATGTCCTGGACGGCGAACGACCCGGCGGCGTGGACCACTCTCGTCTCCACCGACCACGGCGCGGGGGTCGACGCCGTCATCACCGACCGGCCGGAACGGCTCGCCGGCTGGCTCGCGGGGCGAACCGCCCACCTGGCGGCCCCGCCGGTCCTGGGCCGCGGCGGGATCCGGCTGCGGCGGCGCCGCGTACCGGCTCAACGCCTGGCCGCGGGCATCGTCTGA
- a CDS encoding antibiotic biosynthesis monooxygenase, with product MANHAEAANGPVPIPAGQPVTVSIHRVVNPDHVPEVTRWVQAGVNLANRWDGFLGSGWICAAEGSRDWQMLYRFSDADRLAAWEESAERREWLAQGTGLVEELRYQQRTGIEGWFDDPARVDEPADVAAVVVPPRWKQATSIWLGFFPVNLLFTALFTYFVPGWDDVALVLKVLISTLILTPIMAYWVLPWVTRRLHGWLHRT from the coding sequence ATGGCCAATCACGCTGAGGCCGCGAACGGACCCGTGCCCATCCCCGCCGGACAACCCGTGACCGTGTCCATCCACCGCGTCGTCAACCCCGACCACGTTCCCGAGGTCACCCGCTGGGTGCAGGCGGGCGTCAACCTCGCCAACCGCTGGGACGGGTTCCTCGGCTCGGGCTGGATCTGCGCCGCCGAGGGTTCCCGCGACTGGCAGATGCTCTATCGCTTCTCCGACGCCGACCGGCTCGCCGCCTGGGAGGAGTCAGCCGAGCGCCGCGAGTGGCTGGCGCAGGGCACCGGCCTCGTCGAGGAGCTGCGCTACCAGCAGCGCACGGGGATCGAGGGCTGGTTCGACGACCCCGCCCGTGTCGACGAGCCGGCTGACGTGGCCGCCGTCGTCGTACCGCCCCGGTGGAAGCAGGCGACGAGCATCTGGCTCGGGTTCTTCCCGGTGAACCTGCTGTTCACCGCCCTGTTCACCTACTTCGTGCCGGGCTGGGACGACGTGGCGCTCGTGCTCAAGGTGCTGATCTCGACACTGATCCTGACGCCGATCATGGCGTACTGGGTGCTGCCGTGGGTGACTCGACGGCTGCACGGCTGGCTGCACCGCACGTAG
- a CDS encoding D-alanyl-D-alanine carboxypeptidase family protein: MTRGTHALAPRRTRRPGAPGAHAATPAAGHGPHPGQLIRRSSLVLAAALTTVALSTTAAVSLTGNAGTTEGAAAADPTAQAAPAVVTSPVITAPELRSASAKAVAVLADADYVTREGDLSRAERKRVLAAAKDLRAMVDAASDTGTAVSLRQADAASRSSDRASLADRAAGATAEEATAEEATDSAAESAALADGAEPTNLAPSALPVLATPLADSVDETANAQEAAAEGAAETSAAAAAPSAERIEKVTTSLQQLITEADADAVVSVKAGPTPEELAAAKEAAVKERKASAARAAEREAAQARAAAEAMAEAAKSYPNGQIPSSVLCELSWAPGEQLRCDAAVALEDLNTAFRAEFGRDLEVSDGYRSYAEQVSVAATRGGLAAVPGTSNHGWGQAVDLSGGIESFGSAEHSWMVTNAGTYGWEHPLWAQAGGTKPEAWHWEYGTTY; encoded by the coding sequence TTGACGCGCGGCACTCACGCACTCGCCCCCCGTCGGACACGACGCCCGGGCGCACCAGGGGCCCATGCGGCCACCCCCGCCGCAGGACACGGCCCGCACCCCGGGCAGCTGATCCGGCGCTCGTCCCTCGTTCTCGCGGCAGCACTCACCACGGTTGCCCTGTCCACCACAGCGGCGGTCAGCCTCACCGGGAACGCCGGTACCACTGAAGGCGCGGCTGCCGCCGATCCCACCGCGCAGGCCGCGCCCGCCGTCGTCACCAGCCCGGTCATCACCGCCCCCGAGCTGCGGTCAGCCTCTGCGAAGGCAGTCGCCGTCCTGGCCGACGCCGACTACGTCACCCGCGAGGGCGACCTCAGCCGTGCGGAGCGCAAGCGCGTCCTCGCGGCCGCCAAGGACCTGCGGGCCATGGTCGATGCCGCCAGCGACACCGGCACCGCCGTCAGCCTGCGGCAGGCCGACGCCGCGTCCCGGAGCAGCGACCGCGCGTCGCTCGCCGATCGGGCCGCGGGCGCGACTGCCGAGGAGGCCACCGCCGAGGAGGCCACCGATTCTGCCGCCGAGTCCGCCGCTCTGGCGGACGGCGCCGAGCCGACGAACCTGGCGCCCAGCGCCCTCCCCGTCCTCGCCACCCCGCTCGCGGACTCGGTCGACGAGACCGCCAACGCGCAGGAAGCAGCCGCGGAAGGCGCCGCAGAAACGTCCGCCGCGGCGGCAGCGCCGTCGGCCGAGCGCATCGAGAAGGTGACGACGTCGCTCCAGCAGCTCATCACCGAGGCCGACGCGGACGCGGTCGTCTCCGTGAAGGCGGGCCCCACACCCGAGGAGCTCGCCGCCGCGAAGGAGGCAGCCGTCAAGGAGCGCAAGGCCAGTGCGGCCCGTGCCGCTGAGCGCGAGGCGGCCCAGGCCCGCGCGGCGGCCGAGGCGATGGCCGAGGCCGCCAAGAGCTATCCCAACGGTCAGATTCCGTCGAGCGTGCTCTGCGAGCTGAGCTGGGCGCCGGGCGAGCAGCTGCGGTGTGACGCCGCGGTCGCGCTCGAGGACCTGAACACCGCCTTCCGCGCCGAGTTCGGCCGGGACCTGGAGGTGTCCGACGGGTACCGCTCGTACGCGGAGCAGGTATCTGTCGCCGCAACCAGGGGCGGCCTGGCCGCCGTGCCCGGTACGTCGAACCACGGCTGGGGCCAGGCGGTCGACCTGTCCGGCGGCATCGAGTCGTTCGGCAGCGCCGAGCACAGCTGGATGGTCACCAACGCCGGGACGTACGGCTGGGAGCACCCGCTCTGGGCCCAGGCCGGCGGCACCAAGCCGGAGGCCTGGCACTGGGAGTACGGCACCACGTACTGA
- a CDS encoding metallopeptidase family protein: MTREDFETAVSEGLDLVPPDLAAQMDNVVVLVEDDAPADDPNLLGLYEGVPLTERDHMWAAGALPDRITIFRNPTLAFCETREDVVEEVAVTVVHEIAHHFGIDDDRLHELGWD, translated from the coding sequence ATGACGCGGGAGGACTTCGAGACGGCTGTCAGCGAGGGACTGGACCTCGTTCCGCCGGATCTTGCGGCGCAGATGGACAACGTGGTGGTGCTCGTCGAGGACGACGCGCCCGCGGACGACCCGAACCTGCTGGGGCTCTACGAGGGCGTGCCACTGACGGAGCGCGACCACATGTGGGCGGCCGGCGCGCTCCCGGACCGCATCACGATCTTCCGCAATCCGACGCTCGCGTTCTGCGAGACCCGCGAGGACGTCGTCGAGGAGGTGGCCGTGACCGTGGTCCACGAGATCGCCCACCACTTCGGGATCGACGACGACCGGCTGCACGAGCTCGGCTGGGACTGA
- a CDS encoding M50 family metallopeptidase — protein sequence MWRMIPAATSSAGPFAAIGDVVGTIWTNAVTPVDPPSNLMVLGMCAIALVVVLFRPLWHVTRHVITIAHEASHGLGALLTGRKLEGIRLHSDTSGLTVSRGKPRGPGMVITAFAGYVGPGIIGLGAAWLLRQGYAVGLLWLLVVLLALLLLQIRNWFGLWSILVSGTALVFVTWFLEPAVQSAVAYAVTWFLLLGAVRPVFELQIQRARGHARTSDADMLARLTGVAGLFWVGLFLLVTLGALALGGAWILDVAL from the coding sequence ATGTGGCGCATGATTCCCGCAGCGACCAGCTCCGCCGGACCGTTCGCCGCCATCGGCGACGTGGTGGGCACCATCTGGACCAACGCGGTCACCCCGGTCGACCCGCCGTCGAACCTGATGGTGCTCGGCATGTGCGCGATCGCCCTGGTCGTTGTGCTGTTCCGCCCCCTGTGGCACGTGACGCGGCACGTCATCACCATTGCCCACGAGGCGTCGCACGGCCTGGGCGCCCTGCTCACGGGCCGCAAGCTCGAGGGCATCCGGCTGCACTCCGACACCTCCGGCCTGACCGTCTCGCGCGGCAAGCCCCGCGGCCCCGGCATGGTCATCACGGCGTTCGCAGGCTACGTGGGGCCGGGCATCATCGGCCTCGGCGCCGCCTGGCTGCTGCGGCAGGGATACGCAGTGGGGCTGCTGTGGCTGCTCGTTGTGCTGCTCGCACTGCTGCTGCTGCAGATCCGCAACTGGTTCGGTCTCTGGTCGATCCTGGTGAGCGGCACCGCACTCGTGTTCGTCACTTGGTTCCTGGAGCCCGCCGTGCAGAGCGCCGTCGCCTACGCCGTGACGTGGTTCCTCCTGCTGGGCGCCGTGCGCCCGGTGTTCGAGCTGCAGATACAGCGTGCGCGCGGCCACGCCCGCACGTCCGACGCCGACATGCTCGCCCGCCTGACCGGGGTGGCCGGCCTGTTCTGGGTAGGGCTGTTCCTGCTGGTCACCCTGGGCGCGCTGGCCCTGGGCGGCGCTTGGATCCTGGACGTGGCGCTCTAG
- a CDS encoding DEAD/DEAH box helicase, with the protein MTTFADLGLSAPVLRVLTDRGITSPFPIQTASLPDSLAGRDVLGRGRTGSGKTLAFALPVVTRLAASSARSASAGQPRRAAGRPRALILAPTRELANQIDESIAPLAQALGLKTTTIFGGVAQSRQVTALNAGVDIVIACPGRLEDLLGQRHLTLDDVEITVLDEADHMADLGFLPGVKRILDRTASNTQRLLFSATLDNGVDVLVKRYLHQPVTHSVDDAAAPPPQMTHHILAVADKDVKKNVVHQLAQGTGRRMLFTRTKHQAKKLAKQLTAAGVPAVDLHGNLGQGARERNLAAFSSGDVRVLVATDIAARGIHVDDVELVVHVDPPAEHKAYLHRSGRTARAGSGGDVVTIMLPEERGDVRDLTRKAKITARPQDVRPGDATVTSLVGEVAPYVEYVPPAPQQQVRQGQPRRQGGRSRTGGQSTGQAGQGGGRQGQPRTQGASQGAGQSTGQSTGQRSAARPSSGGRRAADHFPRTDSTPRRRRGGRGRGAGNPNASAAS; encoded by the coding sequence TTGACTACCTTTGCTGACCTCGGTCTGTCCGCGCCCGTTCTGCGCGTTTTGACGGACCGCGGCATCACCTCGCCGTTCCCCATCCAGACGGCGTCCCTGCCGGACTCCCTCGCCGGCCGCGACGTGCTCGGCCGTGGCCGCACCGGCTCCGGCAAGACCCTCGCCTTCGCCCTGCCGGTCGTGACGCGCCTCGCGGCGTCCAGCGCTCGCTCGGCGTCGGCAGGACAGCCGCGCCGTGCGGCTGGTCGCCCCCGCGCCCTGATCCTGGCTCCCACGCGTGAGCTCGCCAACCAGATCGACGAGTCGATCGCGCCGCTGGCGCAGGCGCTCGGCCTGAAGACCACCACGATCTTTGGTGGCGTGGCGCAGTCGCGCCAGGTCACCGCGCTGAACGCGGGCGTCGACATCGTCATCGCCTGCCCCGGCCGGCTCGAGGACCTGCTCGGCCAGCGGCACCTGACGCTCGACGACGTCGAGATCACCGTGCTCGACGAGGCCGACCACATGGCCGACCTCGGGTTCCTGCCCGGCGTGAAGCGCATCCTCGACCGCACTGCCTCGAACACGCAGCGACTGCTGTTCTCGGCCACGCTCGACAACGGCGTGGACGTGCTGGTCAAGCGCTACCTGCACCAGCCCGTCACCCACTCCGTCGACGACGCCGCCGCGCCGCCGCCGCAGATGACGCACCACATCCTCGCCGTGGCCGACAAGGACGTGAAGAAGAACGTGGTGCACCAGCTCGCACAGGGCACCGGCCGCCGCATGCTGTTCACGCGGACCAAGCACCAGGCCAAGAAGCTCGCCAAGCAGCTCACCGCCGCGGGTGTGCCCGCCGTCGACCTGCATGGCAACCTCGGCCAGGGCGCGCGCGAGCGCAACCTCGCCGCGTTCTCGTCCGGTGACGTGCGGGTGCTGGTCGCGACCGACATCGCCGCGCGTGGCATCCACGTGGACGACGTCGAGCTCGTGGTGCACGTGGACCCGCCCGCCGAGCACAAGGCGTACCTGCACCGCTCCGGTCGGACGGCGCGTGCCGGTTCCGGCGGCGACGTCGTGACCATCATGCTGCCCGAGGAGCGCGGCGACGTGCGTGACCTGACCCGCAAGGCGAAGATCACCGCCCGCCCGCAGGACGTCCGCCCGGGCGATGCCACGGTGACCAGCCTGGTCGGGGAGGTCGCACCGTACGTGGAGTACGTGCCGCCGGCCCCGCAGCAGCAGGTTCGCCAGGGCCAGCCCCGCAGGCAGGGTGGGCGTTCGCGCACCGGCGGCCAGAGCACCGGTCAGGCCGGCCAGGGCGGCGGCCGCCAGGGCCAGCCGCGCACCCAGGGCGCAAGCCAGGGTGCAGGCCAGAGCACGGGTCAGTCGACGGGGCAGCGCTCGGCCGCGCGTCCGTCGTCCGGCGGCCGGCGTGCCGCTGACCACTTCCCGAGGACGGACAGCACCCCCCGTCGTCGGCGGGGCGGCCGTGGCCGTGGCGCGGGCAACCCGAACGCCTCTGCCGCTAGCTAG
- the msrB gene encoding peptide-methionine (R)-S-oxide reductase MsrB, with protein sequence MTYKISKSDQEWREQLSSDEYAVLRKAGTERAWTGELLDEKRTGVYRCRACSAELFRSDTKFDSHCGWPSFYSPLAGDSVELIEDRSLGMLRTEVRCATCGSHLGHVFDDAPQTPTGDRFCMNSVSLTFEES encoded by the coding sequence ATGACCTACAAGATTTCGAAGTCCGACCAGGAGTGGCGCGAGCAGCTCTCGTCCGACGAGTACGCGGTGCTGCGAAAGGCAGGCACGGAGCGGGCGTGGACGGGTGAGCTGCTCGACGAGAAGCGCACCGGCGTCTACCGGTGTCGCGCGTGTTCCGCCGAGCTGTTCCGGTCGGACACCAAGTTCGACTCGCACTGCGGCTGGCCGTCGTTCTACAGCCCGCTCGCGGGGGACTCGGTCGAGCTGATCGAGGACCGTTCGCTCGGCATGCTGCGCACCGAGGTGCGCTGCGCGACCTGCGGTTCCCACCTGGGGCACGTCTTCGACGACGCGCCGCAGACCCCGACCGGTGACCGGTTCTGCATGAACTCGGTGAGCCTCACGTTCGAGGAGAGCTGA
- a CDS encoding MarR family winged helix-turn-helix transcriptional regulator, with protein sequence MVPNTDRSSTDTSVGRVAVGKDADDDTAEDNAPEQGPFEGLERELRLVIRRAQSNGASIARRVHPELDASAYPLLAHIAERPGARGSDLATFFGVGRATVSRQLSRLFELGLVERTVDPDDSRGQRITLTPDGAARFERARTRRLAMLEGALATWETEDVAQLAQLLNRYSADIVAWKQSGR encoded by the coding sequence ATGGTCCCGAATACAGACAGGTCCAGCACGGACACGTCGGTCGGTCGTGTCGCTGTAGGCAAGGACGCCGACGACGACACGGCCGAAGACAACGCGCCCGAGCAGGGGCCGTTCGAGGGCCTGGAACGCGAGCTACGGCTGGTGATCCGCCGCGCACAGTCCAACGGTGCGTCGATCGCCCGGCGGGTCCACCCCGAGCTCGACGCGAGCGCCTACCCGCTCCTGGCGCACATCGCGGAGCGGCCCGGCGCGCGCGGCTCGGACCTCGCGACGTTCTTCGGCGTCGGACGAGCCACGGTCTCGCGGCAGCTCAGCCGGCTGTTCGAGCTCGGCCTCGTCGAGCGCACGGTCGACCCCGACGACAGCCGCGGTCAGCGGATCACCCTGACCCCGGACGGCGCGGCTCGCTTCGAGCGGGCGCGCACCCGCCGGCTCGCCATGCTGGAGGGCGCGCTGGCCACCTGGGAGACCGAAGACGTCGCCCAGCTGGCCCAGCTCCTGAACCGCTACTCGGCCGACATCGTGGCGTGGAAGCAGAGCGGTCGCTGA
- a CDS encoding DHA2 family efflux MFS transporter permease subunit: MTSPSTQSLVIEPDHLQGEPPAMTHSEVLRALSGILLGMFVSVLAMSVVSSSLPRIITDLEGSQSSFTWVVTATLLTSTISTPIWGKLADITNRKTLIQIALVISVLSAAAAGFSQDVGQLITFRAFQGISAGGLQALAAVLLADIISPRQRGRYMGLMGSIMGVGMVGGPILGGFLTDALNWRWNFFVGLPFAVASIIVLQMTLKLPKRPRSSAKIDVIGATLISAGIATLLLWITFAGTEYDWLSWQTAVMVGGSLAVLAIAVLVELRVKNPLIPMYLFKNRTLVLAVIGSVAVGVAMFGSSVFLSQYMQLSRGMTPTESGLYTIPMVVGLFLSSSVAGQLISKTGRYKPYMVVGGVLLTGGLLLLSTLDYQTSFVLVSIYLFVLGAGVGMLMQNMVLATQNTLDIKDSGSGTSTVAFFRSLGGAIGVSALGAILGHRVQVGLTDGITAAAPQLAEQGIDPSALQSAGGTLPDLTTLPTLLVEVVEKAYANGIADIFLAAVPLAVVALICVSLIKEVPLGNRSGIDQLKDLETAEV, encoded by the coding sequence ATGACCAGCCCTAGCACCCAGTCCCTCGTGATCGAGCCCGACCACCTCCAGGGCGAGCCGCCCGCCATGACCCACAGCGAGGTGCTGCGGGCGCTGTCCGGGATCCTGCTCGGCATGTTCGTCTCGGTCCTAGCGATGTCGGTCGTCTCGTCATCGCTGCCGAGGATCATCACCGACCTCGAGGGCAGCCAGTCGTCCTTCACGTGGGTCGTGACCGCCACCCTGCTGACCTCGACGATCTCAACCCCGATCTGGGGCAAGCTCGCGGACATCACCAACCGCAAGACGCTGATCCAGATCGCCCTGGTCATCTCCGTGCTGTCGGCCGCGGCCGCCGGGTTCTCGCAGGACGTCGGCCAGCTCATCACGTTCCGCGCCTTCCAGGGCATCAGCGCCGGCGGCCTGCAGGCGCTGGCCGCCGTGCTGCTCGCCGACATCATCAGCCCGCGGCAGCGCGGGCGGTACATGGGCCTGATGGGCTCGATCATGGGTGTCGGGATGGTCGGCGGCCCGATCCTGGGCGGCTTCCTCACGGACGCCCTCAACTGGCGCTGGAACTTCTTCGTCGGTCTGCCGTTCGCGGTGGCCTCGATCATCGTGCTGCAGATGACGCTCAAGCTCCCGAAGCGCCCGCGCAGCTCCGCGAAGATCGACGTCATCGGCGCCACGCTGATCTCGGCCGGTATCGCGACCCTGCTGCTGTGGATCACCTTCGCGGGCACCGAGTACGACTGGCTCTCCTGGCAGACGGCGGTCATGGTCGGCGGCTCGCTAGCAGTCCTCGCGATCGCGGTGCTCGTCGAGCTACGGGTGAAGAACCCGCTCATCCCGATGTACCTGTTCAAGAACCGGACCCTGGTGCTCGCCGTCATCGGCTCGGTCGCCGTGGGTGTTGCGATGTTCGGCTCGTCGGTGTTCCTCAGCCAGTACATGCAGCTCTCGCGTGGCATGACTCCCACGGAGTCCGGCCTGTACACCATCCCGATGGTCGTCGGCCTGTTCCTGTCGTCCTCGGTCGCCGGGCAGCTGATCTCCAAGACCGGTCGGTACAAGCCGTACATGGTCGTCGGCGGTGTGCTCCTGACCGGGGGCCTGCTGCTCCTCTCCACGCTCGACTACCAGACGTCGTTCGTGCTTGTGTCGATCTACCTGTTCGTCCTGGGCGCCGGCGTCGGCATGCTGATGCAGAACATGGTGCTGGCCACGCAGAACACCCTGGACATCAAGGACTCGGGCTCGGGCACGTCCACCGTGGCGTTCTTCCGGTCGCTCGGTGGCGCGATCGGCGTCTCCGCACTCGGCGCCATCCTCGGGCACCGCGTGCAGGTCGGGCTGACGGACGGCATCACGGCCGCCGCCCCGCAGCTCGCCGAGCAGGGGATCGACCCGTCCGCGCTCCAGTCCGCAGGCGGCACGCTGCCCGACCTCACGACGCTCCCGACGCTCCTGGTCGAGGTCGTCGAGAAGGCGTACGCGAACGGCATCGCGGACATCTTCCTCGCGGCGGTCCCCCTCGCCGTGGTGGCCCTGATCTGCGTCTCCCTCATCAAGGAGGTGCCGCTGGGGAACCGGTCGGGCATCGACCAGCTCAAGGACCTCGAGACCGCAGAGGTCTGA
- a CDS encoding MarR family winged helix-turn-helix transcriptional regulator, with the protein MTTPLSQTTAGTDAPAVALISALQSLSRAQREAAARVAHVLGWPRSGIAVVHLLTKCGPVSLTDIASHLRVDISVASRQVSTLVDGGYVVRTVDAEDRRVRTVELSDAGRALAAEVREQYADLIDRAFAAWSPEELAAATQLLDRLVDTINTDAALRDRPQNRQEPA; encoded by the coding sequence ATGACTACTCCACTGAGCCAGACCACGGCCGGCACCGATGCGCCGGCCGTCGCCCTGATCTCCGCGCTCCAGAGCCTCTCGCGTGCGCAACGGGAGGCGGCTGCCCGGGTCGCCCACGTGCTCGGCTGGCCGCGGTCCGGGATAGCCGTGGTGCACCTGCTCACCAAGTGCGGCCCGGTCTCCCTGACGGACATCGCCAGCCACCTGCGGGTCGACATCTCCGTCGCGAGCCGCCAGGTGAGCACGCTGGTCGACGGCGGATACGTCGTGCGCACGGTCGACGCCGAGGACCGCAGGGTTCGCACCGTCGAGCTGAGCGACGCCGGGCGCGCGCTGGCGGCCGAGGTCCGTGAGCAGTACGCGGACCTGATCGACCGGGCGTTCGCCGCCTGGTCACCCGAGGAGCTAGCCGCAGCGACCCAGCTGCTCGACCGCCTCGTCGACACCATCAATACGGACGCCGCGCTCCGCGATCGCCCCCAGAACCGGCAGGAGCCTGCATGA